A window of Gymnogyps californianus isolate 813 chromosome 28, ASM1813914v2, whole genome shotgun sequence genomic DNA:
CCATGGAGTTGGAGGATGACTTCGGTGAGGCTCGGGGTGGGGTGTCgcggggagaaggggaaggaaggggaaggcgGCTGCCATCTGCTGCgagccggccccggcccggcccggcccggcccagctctggcccgccccgcgcccgtaGCTGTGGGTCTGTCTCCGTGCTCTCTGTGTCTGAGCCAAGCAGACTCCAGTGGGTTGTTGATTATTTTAACTAGGCCAATGTTATGAGTGGTTACCACACCAGGTGTGCTTCTGGTGTGGATGGGGTCTGGCCTTTAGGAAGTATCTGAATAAAGTGACTTAATTTGGTTCAAGTGTTGCTCCTGCCTGTAGCTGTTGTCTCAGCTGACTCCAGACATACATTTTTAGgattgttttggatttgtgtttcCATGCAGTATGGCTAGGGATAGGGATCTCATTTGCACATGGCATTGCTATGGTGCCGTGGAGGCTTTGCTCATTGCAGCTTTGTGTTAACTACGTCTATTTACCTGATCAAGCTAGCTCCTGtgattttttgtgtttgctgtttTATGTACTGTGGTGAgggctttcctcttcctctggtACTCATCTTTGTCTCCTTCCTTTTACTTGTAATGCACTTGGTCTGATCTTGTGGTGAGCCAGTTCACAGAGAGAAACCACTTCTGATTGCTCTTCCAGGGGCAGCTGAACCACTACAAAGCTTGTCAATCCTTCTTAATGATGAAGTCTTTAGTTTTGAGCTCTTCTAATGACCTAAACTGGCTAATGGAGGTGAGAGGTGCTCATAGGTGGCAGAGCTGACAGCAGTAGCACTGCAcagctgagaaggaaagaaggattAGGTCTGTCCTTCCTAGTGGCTCACAGCATGAAGTCTGGTCATTGTGACCGTGGAACAACATCTTAACTAGCTGTCAGCCTGTGGGTGGATGTAGTTCCCTGACCTGGCTGTTGAGACAACTGAACACCAATGCATATGTAAGAGAAGGGGATGTGATGGCAGGGGAGAGGCTAAACAGCAGCAGCCCATATTCAGATCTGTTTAAGCTACTGTGTAATCAAATCCTAAATGTGCTAAAAGCCTGTGCAAAAAAGAGTGGCAGAGCAGGAAGGCTGAAAGAAGCCTGGTCTGGCTCCCTGGTGTGTACCCCACAAACAGACCCACAGGCAGCAGAGGGCACCTGTGTCTCCTTCTGGCTGCCTCTCTTCCTCACTAAGAAtatggaaatgtgtttttttaatagagatattaatatttatattaatatattttatctaTAGGTAGATTTAAAAGTTGTGTCATGTATGCATGCACTCATGCTGCTTCATTGTTCAGTGCCTAGAGTCTTAGGTGGTTTAGCCAGTATAGTAACTCCTCAGCTCCTAAATAATTGCATGACTtatgaaaaatttcatttagaagTCACGTGCACCATGTTAGGCACGCTGCTTCCTCAGAAATGAAACTCAATTGCCTGGCATTCTTCCTCCAGCAAAACTAGCTGTTGATCAAAAAAGATTTGGTTCAGACTGACAACGCTCCTGAACGTGCTGGTGGGTGTGTCATCATCCCACTGATTCTCCCCTAAGATACCTGGAAAAGTACTGCTGTCTTCATTAACTTTGAGTAAGTGTGGTTACCTACCTAATATGGTAACTTAAAGAGTTGTTATGCTCAGTGCTACAGACTATTCTCTGTCTGTTTTGACTAACATCCCAGTCACTGCAAACTTCAAAATGAATTTGCTTGGTTATGCAAAACAGGTGCCTGCCTTAATGAATGGTTTCAAACTAAGAACAATTGGTTTAACTCCCTAAGATCACAGCCCTGATGTAGCAGTATGTTTTTTTCCCGCTTTGCTGTGTTAGTGATGCTAGATCTTGTCTTTCTaactagttttttttttctctgttcttctgttctACTAGATATTTTGGATCCAGAGAGATTAATACAATGTCCATATAATAAACATCATCGAATCAGAGCCTGTCGATTTCCCTATCACCTTGTAAAGTGTAGGAAGGTAAGCTGGACTGCCAAACAAGGCGCTAAATGGGAGTAATTCTGTGCATGTAAATATGACATGCATGTTCTCATTCTTGTTGCATTTTCTGGCTGGCTGGAGTAAGTTCCTGACAAATACCCTTGTTTAGTCTTTATTTCATGTAActttattatttgtttcaaGCACATGTTAATTCACCCAAGACCAGTGTGGCTCTCTTGAAAGGAGATAGAGATTCTTCACGGTTAGGTCAGGGAGGAAATTCTGGTCTCTTCCAGCAGCTCACATGGAGGTCAGATACATTTTTCCACTTGAAGAGGGAAATCAGTCTGAGTTACGTGCACCCCTTCTGGCTAGTCAAGAGTAGAAGTGTTGTAATGTTGCAATTCATTCTTTAAGTGCTGCAAATGCAGCTGCATAgcagggttttgggggggggttttgttttgctaataACTATTCAATGTGCATCTGGCAGAAACTGCACATCCTGGGCTCAGCACATATGGGAGAcggttttttcccctctccatctTTTATCCAGAATTTGAATACAAATCATTGAATAGAAAGtattccttcctctcttctcctctgttgTTGtcatggtttgttttctttaaacctgTCAAGTGCTAGCATCTGACTGAGCTCTGGGTTTTTGCTGAAACCTTTTATAACCCAATTGTTCTTCTTTAAGTATACCAATAAGTTTGccaatgtgtttttaaaatagtataaCAGTGCTGTGCCTTCCAGTTAAGATGCAGTTGTAGGGTGTGTGTTCTGGTATCAGTACTTATGAACAATTAATTTTGGTGGAACTAGAACCTTAAAAAACATTAAGTAACTAGTGAAAGTGGTGGGCAGAGCTAAATGGCAAGTACCTCCATCTTTCCAACATTCAAGAGGGCTGAAATTTTCCTTGTTGACCCCCTGCAAATTTTGGCAAGAATGTGCATGTGAGCTGGGTGAACAGTGTTGGCAAGTAAACTTTTAACCATGTTGGTTTGGTCCTTGTGTTGCATAACTGATGACCAGACAGTTTTGGCAAGCTTACCTAGTTAGGAGGATGAGGTGAGATAGTGATCACCAATCAGATGCAGTTGGTGTCTGTAAGTAATTAGCAGAAGAAAGGTTCGGGGATTATCATCTGATCCATCTGAAGGTGCCACTGTGTGATTATTTGCAGTGGCAAGTGTCTGGGCGCAGATTGTCCTTCTTGCTTGGTAGTTGTTGAATTTCCTTTGCATACCCTATGCATAAAATCCAATTAAATGCTTCCATCTGCCTCAGCTTCCCATTGCTTTGTGCAGAATGCAGCCCTGCCACACAAATGGGGACACTGCAAGCAGAGCAAGTTGAATCCTCTCAGCTTGAACTGCATTAGCATTGAGAAGTTTCTGCTATGTGGCCAGAATAGCTTGCTCAAGCTAGTTGAAGCAAATGATGGATACATGAGGATGCAGCAAACCTGGCTATATAGATGGGGTAATGACAACTGCCTTGGATGtgactgcagcctgtgctgcagtcATGTATCAGCAGTAGTGGAGGAGacactgccttcagcagcatCTGTACGAGGCACATCTGCATCTGCCTCAGGTGCAAGTCTGATCCCTGACCAGCAGAGCTGCATCAGGCAGGTCCTGGTACAGTGGCAAAGTTGTGCTTTTCCCAATAAAGGCTGTATCATTTGCAGGGAGTGGACTAATTTACTGTAGTGACAGCTGAGCACTGCCAGTAGAACCTGTGTCTGTGATAAAGTTTTACTTGAATGGTAATCCTGTAGCACTAAAGTCTGCAGGTGGAATGCTACCAGCTCCCTAGCTGTTTTGAAAGGTTTAAGGTGCCTGAttacttaaaaaatatctgaacGGTTTAGATTTGCCTAACGTCTCTCCCCTAttgtttttaagatgttttcATCTGTGCTTTAAACCATGCAGCCATATTGCCAGTGTTGCAGCAAATTGTAGGGAGTTTAGCTGAGGGtatgtttcatttcagtcaaCTCAAGGGTGGCTCAGTTTCTCAGTGAATtgtgttttaaagaacagtGATGTTAGTTTCCTCTTGCATTTTTAGTGTCTGAACAATATATTGCCATTcctttttagtcttttttttttaaagcaacatcaCAAATatccttggggttttttctatGGATTAGCAAGAAATAAGTGAACTTCAGAGAGATAGCACATGATTTTGGTTTTCCCTTGTCTAGAGCTACCCTGAAGTTGCAAAGGAATTGGCCACGTGCCCCTTCAACGCTCGCCATCTAGTTCCGCAAGCTGACCTCAGCGATCACATAATGAAGTGCAATGACAAAGGGTTCATTGAGCAAGATATAGGTAAAAGAACCACCCGTGCTCCGAGATGTTTGTTCACCCTGGGGACTGAGGTCTCCTGTTTGTAAGGATAGCTCATAGAATAACTGAAAAGTGGGGGTGAAATTATTATCTATAGTTTTGTGTGACACAGCAGCTTTGGGGAAACTTGAGTCTTACTTGTTTATGATTTATTGGGTAGGTTCGTGAGAATATTGCAGATGCTCCCGGTAGGCCTTGCACATATTTTGTTACCGGGCTTGTTGAATAAAAAGGTTGTACCCTAGACTGTGCATGTTGAAGTAcctccagcaggagctgggatgTTTTAATGACCAGAAAGACAGGCCTTTCTTTTTGTAGAGCTGATCTCCCTTTGTTGAGGCTCGACCACTGATGCCATGTGAAAAGTTGATTTCTACCAAACAGGTGTCTAAGCTATGGGAACCCCTGCAGCTGTTCTCCTCCAGGGCAACCTGAATAGTTCACTCCCACCAAGAGATGGGGCAGTTCCTCTTCCAGGCTGCTCTACTGCTGCACTTGCTTCATCTGCCATACAATTAAGATCTCAGTCTCCTGCCCAGTTAGATAAGGTGGGAGGGGGGCTGtccaaaacccccaaaatatttAGGAAGGCATCCTGTGCTATGCAGTGTCTTTGCCATCCCCTGCAGTGCCCCTTTAACTATTGCCACATTGCAGAGCAGATAGatagttttctgtcttctgtagaGTTGCACTGAGGCTAGCAGTGATGCCTGCATTCATTTAAGCAGGTTTCCTCTTCACTCAAGCATTCCTGCCACAAAGTTCCAGGGGGCAACGTCTTTTCCTGTTCATTGAAAAAGGCGAATtcagatcaatacctggctcctGCGTGTACCTAACCTGTTTGTATTGTGCAGGGTTTCCTCTAAAGCCAAGAGATGTTTTACAGCTTGATCCAATGCACTTAATGCCTCTGAAGCAGGACTGACTGCTAGTCACTgagttttctctcttcctgaagTGAATCAGTCCTCTGGCTTCCAGAGAGAGCAGATGAATGCTGTGAGCACGTGGCAGGCACCTCCGTGTGATGAGGACTGGGAAACAGGTAAGGAACTTCCACATCTGCCACACTGCTGCCTTATCCCTGGTCCTGTCCTTCAACTCCACTTGGGACAGTGTGAGTCCAGAGATTCTGTTCGCTTAGGTCTCACTTCGAGGACACCTTGCTTATGCTCATTCCTAAAAACATGCATCTCTCCACCCAGCAGGCTTTTCTTGGTATAGAGAACTATTCAACATGCCTGCCATAACTGGCATGGAAATATATTTCCAAGCATCTGCTCCTTCCCATGTAAGCTTTTTTACCTTATGTGCAATGATGACAATGGAAGCATGATAACTTTTTATGTTCCTCAGTTAAATGAggattttcatttatttcattcatcATCAGATCAACTTTTACTACCTCTTGAACATGCAGAAATATGACAGAGATATTCCTGATCTGATGGTGGTTGCTGGAGTTTCTTAGTTCTGAGCCGCAACATCTATTTCCTTTTGCAGAGTCGTCGGAGCAGTCAGATTCTCCTTTTGTTTGGGGCATGACCAACTCTGGCATAAACAGGTAGCAAATGCGAGTTTGATTCCTTACAACAATGCCTTGTATAGAGGAATATTGCAGCCTactcccagcccagcctcgATGGCTGGACATGGTGACTTTGCTGCTGTACAAGCCCTGGGAGGAGGGATACTGATTAACAGTGAATGTTCTTAGGGTGCTGATTCAGTGTTACTTGCTTTCTCATATGACTGGCCTGTACAAGAGAAGGAAGCCCTTAGGAACACAGATACTC
This region includes:
- the GTSF1 gene encoding gametocyte-specific factor 1 isoform X2, whose product is MELEDDFDILDPERLIQCPYNKHHRIRACRFPYHLVKCRKSYPEVAKELATCPFNARHLVPQADLSDHIMKCNDKGFIEQDIVNQSSGFQREQMNAVSTWQAPPCDEDWETESSEQSDSPFVWGMTNSGINSSSTAFEQKNCLPSRVRAPESFPYTVSWKG
- the GTSF1 gene encoding gametocyte-specific factor 1 isoform X1, encoding MELEDDFDILDPERLIQCPYNKHHRIRACRFPYHLVKCRKSYPEVAKELATCPFNARHLVPQADLSDHIMKCNDKGFIEQDIVNQSSGFQREQMNAVSTWQAPPCDEDWETESSEQSDSPFVWGMTNSGINSSSTAFEQKNCLPSRVRAPESFPYTVSWKGCEYYACGFGTVTSVDGDSC